The Micromonospora sediminicola genome contains a region encoding:
- a CDS encoding glycosyltransferase family 9 protein: MILVLRALGVGDLATAVPALRGLRAGLPGRELVLAAPAWLAPLAALTGAVDRVLPTDGPDRVDWTGPPPEVAVNLHGRGPESHRALATVRPTRLLAYRNPAGGHPDGPAWDDDEHEVRRWCRLLHAYGLPADPGDLALRRPAGPGVPAGVTVLHPGSKVPAKRWPADRFAGLARTLTARGHRVVLTGSADERALAARVARDAGLPPEAVLAGRTGLAELAALVADARLVVSGDTGVAHLATGYGTASVVLFGPVPAERWGPPADRPRHRVLGGTRAAGPDRDSAGFAGVGTHPTLGAIGIDEVVAAVAEVERVSGAVAA; encoded by the coding sequence GTGATCCTGGTGCTGCGGGCGCTCGGCGTCGGCGACCTGGCCACCGCCGTCCCGGCGCTGCGCGGCCTGCGCGCCGGGCTGCCCGGACGGGAGCTGGTGCTCGCCGCGCCGGCCTGGCTGGCGCCGCTGGCCGCGTTGACCGGGGCGGTCGACCGGGTGCTGCCCACCGACGGGCCGGACCGGGTCGACTGGACCGGACCACCGCCGGAGGTGGCGGTGAACCTGCACGGCCGGGGCCCCGAGTCGCACCGGGCACTGGCCACCGTCCGGCCCACCCGGTTGCTCGCCTACCGCAACCCGGCCGGCGGCCACCCGGACGGCCCGGCCTGGGACGACGACGAGCACGAGGTACGCCGCTGGTGCCGGCTGCTGCACGCGTACGGGCTGCCGGCCGACCCGGGTGACCTGGCGCTGCGCCGGCCGGCCGGACCCGGCGTACCGGCCGGGGTGACGGTGCTGCACCCGGGCAGCAAGGTCCCGGCGAAGCGGTGGCCGGCGGACCGGTTCGCCGGGCTGGCCCGGACGCTGACCGCGCGCGGGCACCGGGTGGTGCTCACCGGTTCGGCGGACGAGCGGGCGCTGGCCGCCCGGGTGGCCCGCGACGCGGGGCTGCCGCCGGAGGCGGTGCTGGCCGGCCGTACCGGCCTGGCCGAACTGGCCGCGCTGGTGGCCGACGCGCGGCTGGTGGTCAGCGGCGACACCGGCGTGGCCCACCTCGCCACCGGATACGGGACCGCGTCGGTGGTGCTGTTCGGTCCGGTGCCGGCGGAGCGCTGGGGTCCGCCGGCCGACCGGCCCCGGCACCGGGTGCTCGGCGGCACGCGGGCTGCCGGACCCGACCGGGATTCAGCGGGTTTCGCCGGGGTAGGAACCCACCCGACATTGGGTGCCATCGGGATCGACGAGGTGGTGGCGGCGGTGGCCGAGGTGGAACGGGTCTCCGGTGCGGTTGCGGCGTAG
- a CDS encoding SDR family oxidoreductase has protein sequence MSAGQPGAGPTVLVTGGSSGLGAAVVAAVARSGGRPLVLDRQRPADGVPWAECDLADTRAAEAATRDLAERSGGLDAVVTAAGMDVPGKLIDVPAETWERIVTVDLLATAAVIRAALPYLEASRGSIVTVASTLGVKAVSDATAYCAAKFGVVGFTRALAAELAGAVGVTLLIPGGMRTAFFDERDAQYRPGPDAVLNEPADTAAAVMFALSQPAGCAVREMVVCAAQESSYP, from the coding sequence ATGAGCGCCGGCCAGCCCGGAGCCGGTCCCACCGTCCTGGTCACCGGCGGGTCCAGCGGGCTCGGCGCGGCCGTCGTCGCCGCCGTGGCCCGCTCCGGCGGCCGGCCGCTCGTGCTGGACCGGCAGCGTCCCGCCGACGGGGTGCCGTGGGCCGAGTGCGACCTGGCCGACACCCGCGCCGCCGAGGCCGCCACGCGGGACCTCGCGGAACGCTCCGGCGGACTGGACGCGGTGGTCACCGCGGCCGGGATGGACGTGCCCGGGAAGCTGATCGACGTGCCGGCCGAGACCTGGGAGCGGATCGTCACGGTGGACCTGCTCGCCACGGCGGCGGTGATCCGGGCGGCGCTGCCCTACCTGGAGGCGTCCCGGGGCAGCATCGTCACGGTCGCCTCCACCCTCGGCGTCAAGGCGGTCAGTGACGCCACCGCCTACTGCGCGGCGAAGTTCGGGGTGGTCGGCTTCACCCGCGCCCTCGCCGCCGAGCTGGCCGGCGCGGTCGGGGTGACCCTGCTGATCCCCGGTGGCATGCGCACCGCCTTCTTCGACGAGCGGGACGCCCAGTACCGTCCCGGCCCGGACGCCGTGCTGAACGAACCCGCCGACACCGCCGCCGCGGTCATGTTCGCGCTGTCCCAGCCGGCCGGCTGCGCGGTCCGGGAGATGGTGGTCTGCGCCGCGCAGGAGTCGTCGTACCCGTGA